In Caldilineales bacterium, the sequence TCTGGCCCCCGGCCGGCGATCTGGCCCTCGGCCTGGCTTTCCATCGGGCGCTGGATGAATTGACCACGATCTGGCGATTGGGGCGTCGCGCCTACGACCGGCGGCTGGTGCAGCGATTGAAGATCATCGTCTTTGCCCGCGAGAACCACACCTGCCAGGGGTGCGGCGCCGCCGGCGTGTCGCTCGAACTCCACCATCGCCTCCCCGAGGCCCAGGGCGGCCCCAACCATCCCGACAACCTGCTGGCCCTCTGCCGGCCCTGCCACGACCGCGCCCACGGCCGGCCCGAACGACCGCAATAAACAAACACCTGCCAGGTCTGAGCCGATCTGACAGGTGTGAGGGGGGAACAGGCGGAGAGGGTGGGATTTGAACCCACGATCCCCGGAGGGATACGCGCTCTCCAGGCGCGCGCACTAGTCCAACTATGCGACCTCTCCATTGGGAAGGAAGTAGACAAGTAGACAAGCTTGCCTTCGAGACTTGTCTACTTGTCTACCTGTCTACCTGTTTCCTTGCGAAGCGAGGCGGAGAGGGTGGGATTCGAACC encodes:
- a CDS encoding HNH endonuclease, whose product is MHPIHHLWVSTAAAWAVSKRRRSFPWLAWAASLLADADHLAWHSARTGRLDPSAAYRFFRQDPIDGPESRLLLHRAPVIGLGLLAGRFWPPAGDLALGLAFHRALDELTTIWRLGRRAYDRRLVQRLKIIVFARENHTCQGCGAAGVSLELHHRLPEAQGGPNHPDNLLALCRPCHDRAHGRPERPQ